From a single Bacillus sp. BGMRC 2118 genomic region:
- a CDS encoding RHS repeat protein, with the protein MLLGKVQRNILNYDIIPDIGENPDKKPRTRIELKSKRTRNSTRYLNSDGSFTEEIFELPQFYNDIEDKKWKSINNNLVKSSKISNKYMNIGNDFKTLFAEFSDSNNLFSVQKQGYQIDFILTGANKVNGIVNGNEIIYHEILSQIDVSYLVMNNMIKESLILKAIPKETKFTFEIRLPSVLKTRQEPNGSISILSPHNETIWNIDKPFMFDSKGVVSNNVYYNFRKQGNQNFIDLILDPSYINNPDISYPVIVDPTLQSLQLISDTFISNRYPQSSYSNLINMFTGTTPSYGITRSLIKVKLPPLPNNSKILKASFEAYQINSSGQNNTIDLYRINSPWDNTVSWNTQPVISNFIESSKTASSSGQYWEWDITKLSQDWYSGLQPNYGIMLKNRDESISPYGYFGSSENQSTYKPRMTISYIIDPVGILDDWTLTEEGINPFNGNITFQEPDIAISSRGVPLTVERVYNSRNSIEKGIFGYGWSSNLEVKLTFAASGPVVYTDGRGGKYYFGESSEGGYIPNSDSFLSLEKQEDGTFKLTEEDKKTNMIFNKDGSISKISDQNNNLTIFLYDTSGKLKTVQDASNRALNINFGNNGFVSMITINNRVYKYSQDSLGSLVSFTNAKNVVTSFEYDPTGKLVSRVDSRNIKTSISYDLSGKVSKVHRPLLIRGNTGEISVTYMYDNINNICTRILNNQRKEYHFNPLGSITQIVEYIQEHNSSRITKVNYNDNNEVVQLQDAKNQYYLYEYDEKGNLISEKLPENQQAYYSFDNENNLIKEQDYNRNLELYDYDENNNETESIDPYVQSVSKRYDSFGNILYQTNPMSVSDNILPNSSFEYGSNWPEYWQQRIQSGYNSQFSWATVSKFGKRSISISNPTGWAIVYQLINYVEQDSYVFSGYVKTVDTKGKAYLKIEFFDSSNVWLGQRNSYGLTGTHDWTRLQTVISNVPAGTVTIRVSAALDAGTGTAYFDSLQLEIGNVVSSYNLIENSSFETYLSSSEKIPQKWVTSGNFTSDDGRYETISNTDTRVYIGNSSFKLTGEKGKNKYLSQRSLLTGDSNTKLTLSGWSYQEGADPDGGYYLLQSVVNYTDGTVGRFGNDFSKTSFGWQHISVKIEPIKEFQSIDVYLYYYNQTGVAWFDGLRLEVEPTHTFYYYDEGKNYVTQIVNPIGASQYYTYDFFGNVTSFSDGIGNNTIKTYNEENEIISLKNPGGFLTSYSYDGEGNLLEVTDAKGNKKRFEYNQINELATSTNALNQITIFEYDEYGNMVEMRNPDGSIISNSYDSLNRLIAVSFNNVNRVSLGYDNNDNLTKVTESDGSTTTFTYNLNNLLISEVTGVNLTKYVYDANGNITSLTVQGGSQKNIIYNKLNLIRSILINNSIVANFIYNESGRILSIYFTNGTYSSYEYNGANQLTRLTNYNVNGLVMDSFEYNYSNNGNIINVKTLKGTIYYKYNQSNQLINETLLDGTNISYEYDQVGNRTNKTVISPLTTKITTYTYNQANQLMSKNNQNYKYDFNGNLIDNNKYLFAYNPINKLTEVKSKVTGGIITSFTYDYKGRRKTKYTENGTVIFHYDQNDNVIYETDPNGKVLIEYIWDKNNRPLVLIKNGVMYFYHINSHGDVIALSDQSGNIVATYQYDAWGNILSQTGVLASVNPYRFASYRYDEDINLYYLLARYYDSEDGIFTSQDNHFGELDRPLSQNGYSYAENNPVAYVDPSGNVIQAVLLVALRGAIEGAILGALVYYLELVAKFGFKGARSKFKQKELLKAAGLGFAAGAIGLGVPTYLMKVLGITSKVTKSFILAHFAVPAYAVTKVGSYSGKGLLLDVTIGSLPGQLGNIVSGLVPFISSMVNKRENKKKFFRNYDSVKVRVYT; encoded by the coding sequence ATGTTACTGGGTAAAGTACAAAGAAACATCTTAAATTATGACATAATACCCGATATTGGGGAAAATCCTGATAAGAAACCGAGGACAAGAATTGAATTGAAAAGCAAAAGAACAAGGAATTCAACCCGATATTTAAATTCAGACGGAAGCTTCACTGAAGAAATTTTTGAATTACCACAATTTTATAATGATATTGAAGATAAAAAATGGAAATCTATTAATAATAATCTTGTAAAAAGTTCTAAAATATCTAATAAATATATGAACATTGGGAATGACTTTAAAACCTTATTTGCTGAGTTTAGTGATTCAAATAATTTATTTTCAGTTCAAAAACAGGGGTATCAAATTGACTTTATTCTTACCGGCGCAAATAAAGTTAATGGAATAGTGAATGGGAATGAAATTATTTATCATGAAATACTGTCACAAATCGATGTTTCATATCTTGTAATGAATAATATGATTAAAGAATCTCTAATTCTAAAAGCAATTCCTAAAGAAACAAAATTTACATTTGAAATACGATTACCTTCAGTCTTAAAAACTAGACAAGAGCCTAATGGTAGTATTTCAATTTTATCTCCTCATAATGAGACTATATGGAACATCGATAAACCCTTTATGTTTGATTCTAAAGGAGTAGTTTCAAATAATGTCTACTACAATTTCCGTAAACAAGGAAATCAGAATTTTATTGACCTAATTCTGGACCCTAGTTATATAAATAACCCTGATATATCATATCCAGTGATAGTTGATCCAACATTACAGTCTCTGCAGTTAATTAGTGACACTTTTATATCTAATCGGTATCCTCAATCTTCCTACTCTAATTTAATTAATATGTTCACGGGAACAACTCCTTCCTATGGAATTACTCGTTCTTTAATAAAAGTTAAGTTACCTCCCTTGCCGAATAATAGCAAAATATTAAAAGCATCCTTTGAAGCATACCAAATAAATTCTAGCGGACAAAACAACACTATTGATTTATATCGAATTAATTCTCCTTGGGATAACACAGTTTCTTGGAATACACAACCAGTTATTTCAAATTTTATTGAATCTAGTAAGACTGCTAGTAGCTCTGGTCAGTATTGGGAGTGGGATATAACTAAACTATCACAAGACTGGTACAGTGGCTTACAACCAAATTATGGAATAATGTTAAAGAATCGAGACGAATCTATTTCTCCATATGGTTATTTTGGATCAAGTGAAAACCAATCAACTTATAAACCACGGATGACAATTAGTTACATAATTGATCCAGTAGGTATTTTAGATGATTGGACCTTAACGGAAGAGGGAATAAACCCTTTTAATGGAAACATTACGTTTCAGGAACCAGATATTGCTATTTCAAGTAGGGGGGTTCCTCTAACTGTCGAAAGAGTATATAACAGTCGAAATAGTATTGAAAAGGGGATATTTGGTTATGGGTGGTCAAGTAATCTTGAAGTTAAACTTACTTTTGCGGCTTCAGGCCCAGTAGTTTACACAGATGGGAGAGGAGGGAAATATTATTTTGGTGAGTCATCGGAAGGAGGTTACATTCCTAATAGTGATTCATTTCTATCGCTGGAGAAACAAGAAGATGGTACCTTTAAGTTAACCGAAGAAGATAAAAAAACAAATATGATTTTTAATAAAGATGGAAGTATTTCTAAAATTTCGGATCAAAATAATAATTTAACAATATTCTTGTATGATACATCTGGTAAATTAAAGACTGTTCAAGATGCATCCAATAGGGCTTTAAATATTAATTTTGGAAACAATGGGTTTGTCTCAATGATCACAATCAATAATCGTGTTTATAAATATTCTCAAGATTCTTTGGGTTCATTAGTTTCTTTTACAAATGCCAAAAATGTTGTGACCTCATTTGAGTATGATCCGACTGGGAAATTAGTAAGTAGAGTTGATAGCCGAAATATTAAAACATCTATTTCATATGATTTATCGGGTAAAGTATCTAAAGTCCACCGCCCTTTATTGATTAGGGGAAATACTGGGGAAATTTCCGTAACCTATATGTACGATAATATAAATAACATCTGTACACGCATACTTAATAATCAAAGAAAGGAATATCACTTTAATCCACTAGGAAGCATTACACAAATAGTAGAATATATACAAGAACATAATAGTAGTAGAATAACGAAAGTTAACTATAACGATAATAATGAAGTTGTTCAATTACAAGATGCAAAAAATCAATATTATTTATATGAATACGATGAAAAAGGAAATCTAATATCTGAGAAGTTACCAGAGAATCAACAAGCATATTATTCATTTGATAATGAAAATAATTTAATAAAGGAACAAGATTATAACCGCAACTTGGAGTTATATGATTATGATGAGAATAATAATGAAACTGAATCCATAGATCCCTATGTGCAATCGGTGTCAAAGAGATACGATTCATTTGGAAATATCCTATACCAAACTAATCCAATGTCAGTATCTGATAATATTTTGCCTAATTCAAGTTTTGAATATGGTAGTAATTGGCCGGAATATTGGCAACAGAGAATCCAATCTGGATATAACTCACAGTTTTCGTGGGCTACGGTTTCTAAATTTGGTAAACGTTCTATAAGTATATCCAATCCTACTGGGTGGGCTATAGTTTATCAATTAATTAATTATGTAGAACAAGATTCATATGTATTTAGTGGATATGTTAAAACTGTGGACACTAAAGGAAAAGCATACCTAAAAATTGAATTCTTTGATAGTTCTAATGTATGGTTGGGACAAAGAAATTCTTATGGATTAACTGGTACACACGATTGGACGAGATTGCAAACAGTGATATCGAACGTACCTGCTGGGACCGTAACTATTCGTGTTTCTGCTGCATTAGATGCAGGAACAGGAACTGCATATTTTGATTCACTTCAATTAGAAATAGGTAATGTAGTAAGTTCATATAACCTTATTGAGAATTCTAGTTTTGAAACATATTTAAGTTCTTCGGAGAAAATTCCTCAAAAATGGGTAACTAGTGGGAATTTTACGTCCGATGACGGTAGATATGAAACCATAAGTAATACAGATACGAGAGTATATATTGGTAATAGTTCATTCAAACTAACTGGAGAAAAGGGGAAAAATAAGTATTTGTCCCAGAGAAGTTTGCTTACTGGTGATTCAAATACAAAATTAACACTTTCTGGATGGTCATATCAAGAAGGGGCGGATCCCGATGGAGGGTATTATCTACTACAATCCGTTGTTAATTATACTGATGGAACTGTTGGGAGATTTGGTAATGACTTTAGTAAGACATCTTTTGGTTGGCAACATATCTCTGTTAAGATAGAACCAATCAAAGAATTCCAATCAATTGATGTGTATTTGTATTATTATAACCAAACAGGTGTAGCTTGGTTTGATGGCTTAAGATTGGAGGTTGAGCCTACTCATACGTTCTACTATTATGACGAAGGAAAAAATTATGTTACGCAAATTGTAAATCCTATTGGAGCATCACAATACTATACTTATGATTTCTTTGGAAATGTGACTAGTTTTTCTGACGGGATAGGTAATAATACTATTAAGACTTATAATGAAGAAAATGAAATTATTTCTCTTAAAAATCCAGGTGGATTCTTAACCTCCTATTCATATGACGGTGAAGGAAATTTATTAGAGGTAACTGATGCAAAAGGAAACAAAAAGAGATTCGAATATAACCAAATTAATGAATTGGCAACTTCAACAAATGCTTTAAACCAAATTACTATTTTTGAATATGATGAATATGGAAATATGGTTGAAATGCGTAATCCAGACGGTTCAATTATTTCAAATTCATATGACAGCCTTAACCGTTTGATAGCAGTTTCGTTTAATAATGTAAACCGCGTTTCACTTGGGTATGATAATAATGATAATTTAACAAAGGTCACTGAATCAGATGGTTCAACAACAACTTTTACCTATAACTTGAATAATCTATTAATATCAGAAGTCACAGGTGTAAACTTAACAAAGTATGTCTATGATGCTAATGGAAATATTACTTCTTTAACGGTGCAGGGGGGGAGTCAAAAAAATATAATATATAACAAATTAAACTTAATAAGATCGATACTAATAAACAATTCAATTGTGGCAAACTTCATCTATAATGAAAGTGGGCGCATTTTATCTATTTATTTTACTAATGGAACTTATTCTAGTTACGAATACAATGGGGCAAACCAACTTACAAGATTAACTAACTACAATGTTAATGGTTTAGTAATGGATAGTTTTGAATATAACTACTCAAATAATGGTAATATTATAAATGTCAAAACTTTAAAGGGAACGATTTATTACAAATACAATCAATCCAATCAGTTAATCAATGAAACACTTTTGGATGGAACAAATATTTCATACGAATACGACCAAGTTGGAAATCGTACTAACAAAACCGTTATCAGTCCCTTAACAACAAAAATTACAACTTATACCTATAATCAAGCAAATCAGTTAATGTCAAAAAATAACCAAAATTACAAATACGATTTCAATGGGAATTTAATTGACAATAATAAATATTTATTTGCCTATAACCCAATTAACAAATTAACTGAAGTCAAGAGTAAAGTTACAGGTGGAATAATCACATCATTTACTTATGACTATAAAGGTAGAAGGAAGACCAAGTACACTGAAAATGGAACTGTTATCTTTCACTATGATCAAAATGATAATGTGATTTATGAAACAGATCCAAATGGTAAGGTTCTTATTGAGTATATCTGGGACAAAAACAATCGACCTTTAGTCCTTATAAAAAATGGGGTAATGTACTTTTATCATATAAACAGCCACGGTGATGTTATTGCACTTTCAGACCAATCTGGAAATATAGTGGCAACATATCAATATGATGCTTGGGGAAATATTCTATCTCAAACAGGAGTTTTGGCTTCAGTTAATCCATATCGTTTTGCAAGCTATAGATATGATGAGGATATAAATTTATATTATCTATTAGCAAGATATTATGATTCTGAAGATGGGATTTTTACTTCACAAGACAATCACTTTGGCGAATTAGACAGACCATTATCTCAGAATGGATATAGTTATGCTGAAAACAATCCAGTTGCATATGTTGACCCTTCAGGTAATGTAATTCAAGCTGTGTTATTAGTAGCTCTAAGAGGAGCAATTGAAGGAGCAATATTAGGAGCATTAGTTTATTATCTGGAATTAGTTGCTAAGTTTGGATTTAAAGGTGCACGTTCAAAATTTAAACAGAAAGAATTATTGAAGGCAGCAGGTTTGGGATTCGCTGCAGGTGCAATAGGACTAGGAGTTCCCACTTATTTAATGAAAGTACTAGGGATTACCTCCAAAGTAACTAAATCGTTTATCTTAGCACATTTTGCAGTTCCTGCTTATGCGGTTACAAAGGTTGGTAGCTATAGTGGTAAAGGATTACTACTGGACGTTACTATTGGTTCATTGCCAGGACAATTAGGTAATATTGTCTCTGGGTTAGTACCGTTTATTTCGAGCATGGTAAATAAAAGAGAAAACAAAAAGAAATTCTTTAGAAATTATGATTCCGTTAAAGTAAGAGTATATACTTAA
- a CDS encoding recombinase family protein: MVHKSENQFKTIALYCRVSTDEQAREGISLDEQRERLLAYCRAMGWNENTTLFIDDGYSAKDIERPQLSQLINEVKEGTISKVMVTKLDRLSRKLLDLLQLIDLFGDSEVSFISISESFDTTTPSGRLTLQVLGAVAEFERERIRERVLDNMYHAANNGKWLTQSPYGYDLVDKELFINEKESKLVKRVFDLYLSQGFGYYTIAKTLNEEGIPSKFNKEWSIRSIKLMLTNPVYKGTLVWNRTDSSKKRRKVKDKEEWIEVEDCLPIIIDKETWERVQQRVNKNQIAPRAQSSPHLLGGLLKCGNCGGGMSIGYSGSKNNRYRVYRCSNNKNKGTCTSKQYKADEVEEWFKEGLLNLLNSSNGETFVKVLQHESGSQEINKIQKIKVAKARYNRKVEAYTAGLIELEDLTIEKGRLDQILKALEGVQKTNGGTDLKKLQEILNLKISQVSDAIDSLPIDKAKSLISTIVEKVIIKEFEMIVIVLKV, from the coding sequence ATGGTTCATAAAAGTGAAAATCAATTTAAAACAATTGCATTATATTGCCGTGTATCAACAGATGAACAAGCTAGAGAAGGCATTTCACTTGATGAGCAAAGAGAGAGATTGTTGGCGTATTGTCGGGCCATGGGCTGGAATGAAAACACTACACTTTTTATCGACGATGGATACTCTGCTAAAGACATAGAAAGACCCCAACTTAGTCAATTAATTAATGAAGTAAAAGAAGGTACAATCTCTAAGGTTATGGTGACAAAGCTGGATCGCCTAAGCCGTAAATTATTAGATTTACTTCAGTTAATTGACTTGTTCGGAGATTCTGAGGTTTCTTTTATCTCAATAAGCGAATCATTCGATACTACCACTCCATCAGGGAGATTAACACTACAAGTACTAGGAGCTGTTGCTGAATTTGAACGCGAGCGTATTAGAGAACGTGTTCTCGATAATATGTATCATGCAGCAAATAACGGTAAGTGGTTAACTCAAAGTCCATATGGCTACGATCTAGTTGATAAAGAATTATTCATAAATGAAAAGGAATCTAAATTAGTTAAACGAGTATTTGATTTATACCTCAGTCAAGGTTTTGGATATTACACTATTGCCAAAACCTTAAATGAAGAAGGAATTCCTTCAAAGTTCAATAAAGAATGGTCGATTCGTTCGATTAAGTTAATGCTGACAAATCCGGTCTACAAAGGTACTTTAGTTTGGAATAGAACAGACTCTAGTAAAAAGAGAAGGAAAGTAAAAGATAAAGAGGAATGGATTGAAGTTGAGGATTGCTTACCAATTATTATCGATAAGGAAACGTGGGAAAGGGTACAACAACGTGTAAACAAAAATCAAATTGCTCCACGAGCACAATCCAGTCCACATTTATTAGGAGGTCTATTAAAGTGTGGAAATTGTGGTGGTGGGATGAGTATTGGATATTCAGGTTCAAAAAACAACAGATACCGTGTTTACAGATGCTCGAATAATAAAAATAAGGGTACTTGTACGAGTAAGCAATATAAGGCAGATGAAGTTGAAGAGTGGTTTAAAGAAGGACTTCTCAATCTATTAAATTCATCAAACGGTGAAACGTTTGTAAAAGTATTACAACATGAATCAGGTTCTCAAGAAATAAATAAAATTCAGAAAATTAAAGTCGCTAAGGCGAGATATAACCGAAAGGTAGAAGCATACACAGCTGGATTAATTGAATTAGAAGATCTTACAATTGAGAAAGGTAGATTGGATCAAATATTAAAAGCTCTGGAAGGAGTACAAAAAACAAATGGTGGCACTGACTTAAAAAAACTTCAAGAAATTTTAAACTTAAAAATCAGTCAAGTAAGTGATGCAATAGATTCTTTACCTATTGATAAAGCTAAATCATTAATTTCGACTATTGTTGAAAAAGTAATAATTAAAGAATTTGAAATGATTGTAATTGTATTAAAAGTGTAA
- a CDS encoding helix-turn-helix transcriptional regulator: protein MNMAYCCNCQFFSSFQSYQPFSGGIIMFKEFGKILRYIREQKGYGLNQFASQIGVSPAYLSNLETGKSDTIKLHILENLEKEFQLFHFSKSYSDEDDFSFRIEYASNKLIHLKNTNPQLASFLLQTLENGINLTETSSSASQDVYTDYRVQ, encoded by the coding sequence ATGAACATGGCTTATTGCTGTAATTGTCAATTTTTTAGTTCCTTTCAATCTTATCAACCCTTTTCTGGAGGTATTATAATGTTTAAAGAATTCGGTAAAATACTCAGATATATCCGTGAACAAAAAGGATATGGTTTAAATCAGTTTGCTTCTCAAATTGGAGTATCACCTGCTTATCTAAGCAATTTAGAAACTGGAAAATCCGATACAATAAAACTCCATATATTGGAGAATCTCGAGAAAGAATTTCAGTTATTCCATTTTTCAAAATCATATAGTGATGAAGATGATTTTTCATTCCGTATAGAATATGCAAGCAATAAATTAATTCATTTGAAAAATACCAACCCCCAGTTAGCTAGTTTTCTTCTCCAAACACTTGAAAACGGAATTAACTTAACTGAAACATCTTCAAGTGCATCTCAAGATGTTTATACTGATTATCGTGTACAATAA
- a CDS encoding resolvase: MKTVAYYRRSTNIQENSIEMQRQLARNLSYQKALIINEEFIDDAVSGRKKSIKEREGLSTLLSKIKEDNVKNLFVYKRDRLARNALEYLEIFQLLKEKNIQVIFTAENELPLQYSPAGELIELLMAGIIQREGEQIVERISETIKANFQRGKTPGNLPYGYRYDKNSKTVIREEHKLDFVKTIFELVISKEHTSLKEITSFINNNDFENKDMQWTSQMIKNIISNPTYMGIRILNISGEVLKGKYDILAIVNEKEWTLAQEVLESLTIKRRKSKKVKVQYHLENLAFCKECNQPLKTKTGKTNKMEAYYYSCSTHKIKVEKDSIEKQVMSACIDYFKELQKTHLPQLFIRQISRANEQLNRILLENNQNLSKLNKKLENKTGKWINEKRQYEKEKQESDLLNLYEQIEIQQQYTKTLEDKIIENEQSLDDIKHDKYGIIDLEYTPSKELFQDIISKILLDQHTVHLVFKHPFFTTKEMIESDAS; this comes from the coding sequence ATGAAAACAGTAGCTTATTATCGCCGGTCTACCAATATTCAGGAAAATTCTATAGAAATGCAACGTCAATTAGCAAGAAATCTCTCATATCAAAAAGCGTTAATAATTAATGAAGAGTTTATCGATGATGCTGTTTCTGGAAGAAAGAAGTCCATAAAAGAACGTGAAGGTCTAAGCACTTTATTATCAAAAATCAAAGAAGATAATGTAAAAAATCTATTTGTGTATAAACGTGATAGACTAGCTCGTAATGCATTAGAATATCTTGAAATATTTCAACTCCTTAAGGAGAAAAACATACAAGTAATCTTTACGGCAGAAAATGAATTACCTTTGCAATATTCTCCTGCTGGAGAACTAATAGAACTACTTATGGCTGGGATCATTCAACGTGAAGGAGAGCAAATTGTTGAACGTATTTCAGAAACTATAAAAGCAAATTTTCAGAGAGGAAAAACTCCAGGAAATCTACCGTATGGATACAGATATGATAAAAATTCAAAAACCGTCATTAGAGAAGAACATAAATTAGATTTTGTTAAAACAATTTTTGAATTAGTTATTTCAAAGGAACACACCTCTTTGAAGGAAATTACGAGTTTTATCAACAATAATGACTTTGAAAATAAAGACATGCAGTGGACATCTCAAATGATTAAGAATATCATTTCAAACCCAACGTATATGGGCATAAGAATTTTAAATATCTCTGGTGAAGTTCTCAAAGGGAAATATGACATTCTAGCAATTGTTAATGAAAAAGAATGGACGTTAGCTCAAGAAGTATTAGAATCACTTACCATAAAAAGAAGAAAGTCAAAAAAGGTAAAAGTGCAATACCATCTTGAGAATCTTGCTTTTTGTAAAGAGTGTAATCAACCGTTAAAGACGAAAACCGGAAAAACGAATAAGATGGAAGCATATTATTATTCGTGCTCTACTCATAAAATAAAAGTTGAAAAAGATTCAATAGAAAAACAAGTAATGTCTGCATGTATTGATTATTTTAAGGAGTTACAAAAGACACACCTCCCACAACTTTTTATTAGACAAATTAGTAGAGCAAATGAACAGTTAAATAGAATTCTTCTAGAAAACAATCAGAATTTATCGAAATTAAATAAGAAATTAGAAAACAAGACAGGAAAATGGATTAATGAAAAACGACAGTATGAAAAAGAAAAGCAAGAATCAGATCTATTAAATCTATATGAACAAATAGAAATACAACAACAATATACTAAAACTCTAGAAGATAAAATTATTGAAAACGAGCAGTCTTTAGATGATATTAAACATGATAAATACGGAATAATTGACTTGGAATATACCCCTTCAAAAGAACTTTTTCAAGATATAATTTCAAAGATTTTACTAGATCAACACACTGTTCATCTAGTATTTAAACATCCCTTTTTTACAACGAAGGAGATGATTGAATCGGATGCTAGCTAA
- a CDS encoding recombinase family protein encodes MLAKILTPGMRGAFYGRHSTDKQEMLLQRNSVNNLVDKYQCEIVEEYLDSAVSATKTNISNRKGLQKLLSDIENKQFDFVIIYKNDRIARNPMEHQFIRTTMNIYGMPVIESATESLYTESTNIIVQLLQDGLTKFEADNIRQRTLDSHIIRAKKGQWTGGQAPFGYRYIKETQEFSAYPEELTIVKHIFDLYKKGEGFDSIATVIPDKMSSSKSWTKDKVKRIVTNPFYAGFIAWGKYKNGSKGSLTDRENWILAKCEQIDPVITLEEWEFCWKLYQQKKSKKISPKQFKTTFLLKDIVRCKHCSILLECKDQRTTGNNGKKYGRKMYFCSNCDLKIEIDHLHIVIDKILNDIRLSQPSEIYQGVSRRVTEEINSLRSQIKDLSHGKSVYQEQLEIVKNEIKKRLDQQLGIKNKKLLDILTTYQITINNRIYQVEKQIKEIEKEIITLEKVDANKESWNIILSEAFIDREKLGNIELRALLTNLISEVKVDKNNNIEYQLRHNLGRQKINDQLELQF; translated from the coding sequence ATGCTAGCTAAGATACTAACTCCTGGTATGAGAGGAGCCTTTTACGGAAGACACTCTACTGATAAGCAAGAAATGTTACTACAAAGAAATTCTGTGAATAACCTTGTGGATAAGTATCAATGTGAAATAGTTGAAGAATATCTAGATTCAGCAGTATCTGCGACTAAAACAAACATTTCTAATCGTAAAGGTCTTCAGAAATTGTTATCAGATATTGAGAATAAACAATTTGATTTTGTAATTATTTATAAGAACGACAGAATTGCAAGAAACCCAATGGAGCATCAATTCATAAGAACAACAATGAATATTTATGGAATGCCTGTAATTGAAAGTGCAACAGAATCTCTTTACACTGAGTCAACCAATATTATCGTTCAACTCCTTCAAGATGGTTTAACTAAGTTTGAAGCAGATAATATACGACAGCGCACGCTGGATAGTCATATTATTAGAGCTAAAAAAGGACAGTGGACAGGGGGACAAGCACCATTTGGTTACAGATATATAAAAGAAACTCAAGAATTCTCAGCATATCCCGAAGAACTAACAATTGTAAAACATATTTTCGATTTATACAAAAAGGGAGAAGGATTTGACTCTATTGCTACTGTCATTCCAGATAAAATGAGTTCCTCTAAGTCATGGACGAAAGACAAAGTTAAAAGAATAGTTACAAATCCTTTTTATGCTGGTTTTATCGCTTGGGGTAAATATAAAAACGGTTCTAAAGGATCTTTAACAGATAGAGAAAACTGGATACTCGCAAAATGTGAACAAATCGATCCAGTGATAACATTAGAAGAATGGGAATTTTGCTGGAAACTTTATCAGCAAAAGAAATCAAAAAAAATCTCACCTAAACAATTCAAAACAACTTTCTTATTAAAGGATATTGTTAGATGTAAACACTGCTCGATTCTACTAGAATGTAAAGATCAAAGAACAACAGGGAACAATGGTAAAAAATATGGTCGTAAAATGTACTTTTGCTCAAACTGTGATTTAAAGATTGAAATAGACCATTTACATATTGTAATCGACAAAATTCTTAATGATATCCGCTTAAGTCAACCTTCAGAAATCTATCAAGGAGTTTCAAGAAGAGTTACTGAAGAGATTAATTCACTTCGTTCGCAAATTAAGGATTTGTCCCATGGTAAAAGTGTATATCAAGAACAACTAGAGATTGTAAAAAATGAAATTAAGAAGAGACTAGATCAACAATTAGGAATTAAGAATAAAAAGCTGCTAGATATTTTAACTACTTATCAAATCACAATAAATAATCGGATATACCAAGTTGAAAAACAAATAAAAGAAATAGAAAAAGAAATCATTACCCTTGAAAAAGTAGATGCTAACAAAGAATCATGGAATATCATTTTAAGTGAAGCATTTATCGATAGAGAAAAACTAGGAAATATTGAATTACGAGCTTTACTCACAAATCTTATTTCAGAAGTAAAGGTTGATAAAAACAATAATATTGAATATCAACTTCGTCATAATCTAGGTAGGCAAAAAATAAATGATCAGTTGGAATTGCAATTTTGA
- a CDS encoding restriction endonuclease: MNAIFCADDRQYSGLWCRSYSTKERLENNNSSKKIPFNVGIKAVQEVIGAINYYKASVGWDVTNSFLTMNAKKLAESNKVKIIERKELIELGLKIKIKLS, translated from the coding sequence ATCAATGCGATATTCTGTGCAGATGACCGGCAATACAGCGGACTATGGTGCAGATCTTATTCTACAAAAGAAAGGTTAGAAAATAATAATTCAAGCAAAAAGATACCATTCAATGTTGGTATTAAAGCCGTTCAGGAAGTTATAGGCGCAATTAATTACTATAAAGCAAGTGTCGGATGGGATGTTACAAATAGTTTTCTTACTATGAACGCAAAGAAATTAGCAGAAAGTAATAAAGTGAAAATCATAGAGAGAAAAGAACTAATTGAATTAGGTCTTAAAATAAAGATTAAGTTATCTTAG